One segment of Natronosalvus halobius DNA contains the following:
- a CDS encoding ATP-grasp domain-containing protein, which produces MTAADSVTVGVLSLHTSKESKAILNAVEELGHETAWLREENTAISVDDGSVTVEPDVDVIANRMLLSNTEQPCEELGLADTLSRLVPMLNEPAATLTASHKLATAAALASADIQVPDVFLSLSTERLNANRDRFGEEAVYKTAIGTHGGGTWKIGPNDPVNSKVGNRYAFLQKLIDRDGERHRDIRVYVVGDEVVGAMYRYAPDNDWRTNVAVGGSVEDATDSLPEEVTDIAVDSAQIVGLDYAGVDIVEGDDGWFVLEVNPTAGFKGLYQATHVSPAPYIAKLAIERAGGEVDDGRVWELSASLDDSTPSSMPERLTTTDGEAAIIGYTEEVVLSGTSGSKSVYAKSDTGATRTSIDTRLAADIGAGPIKSITRVKSGSSKTSKSRPVVDVVVGVGGNQHTVTASVEDRSHMDYPVILGRDILGNYQVDVSRRVDGDVPDSPEEEEESLE; this is translated from the coding sequence ATGACAGCCGCCGATTCCGTCACGGTGGGGGTACTGAGTCTGCACACGAGCAAGGAGTCGAAGGCGATTCTCAACGCGGTCGAGGAACTGGGCCACGAGACGGCTTGGCTTCGCGAGGAGAACACGGCGATCAGCGTCGACGACGGCTCGGTCACCGTCGAACCCGACGTCGACGTCATTGCGAACCGAATGCTGCTCTCGAACACCGAACAGCCCTGTGAGGAACTCGGGCTGGCGGACACGCTCAGTCGACTGGTTCCAATGTTGAACGAACCGGCGGCGACGTTGACGGCGTCGCACAAGCTGGCGACGGCGGCCGCGCTCGCGTCGGCCGACATCCAGGTGCCCGACGTGTTCCTCTCGCTCAGCACGGAGCGATTGAACGCGAACCGGGACCGATTTGGCGAGGAGGCGGTCTACAAGACGGCGATCGGAACCCACGGGGGTGGGACCTGGAAGATCGGTCCGAACGACCCCGTCAACTCGAAGGTCGGGAACCGCTACGCCTTCCTCCAGAAGCTGATCGACCGCGACGGGGAGCGCCACCGCGACATCCGCGTCTACGTCGTCGGCGACGAGGTCGTCGGCGCGATGTACCGATACGCGCCCGACAACGACTGGCGGACGAACGTCGCCGTCGGCGGCTCGGTCGAGGACGCGACGGACTCCCTCCCCGAGGAAGTCACCGACATCGCTGTCGACTCGGCCCAGATCGTCGGCCTCGACTACGCCGGCGTCGACATCGTCGAAGGGGACGACGGCTGGTTCGTCCTGGAGGTCAATCCGACGGCTGGATTCAAGGGCCTCTACCAGGCGACCCACGTCAGCCCAGCCCCCTACATCGCGAAACTCGCCATCGAACGTGCGGGCGGAGAGGTCGACGATGGGCGCGTCTGGGAACTCTCAGCGAGCCTGGACGACTCGACGCCCTCGTCGATGCCCGAGAGGCTCACCACGACGGACGGCGAGGCCGCGATCATCGGCTACACCGAGGAGGTCGTCCTCTCTGGAACCAGCGGATCGAAGTCCGTCTACGCCAAGTCCGACACGGGGGCGACGCGGACCAGCATCGACACGCGCCTGGCCGCCGACATCGGCGCCGGCCCGATCAAGTCGATCACGCGGGTGAAGTCGGGCAGCAGCAAGACCTCGAAAAGTCGGCCCGTCGTCGACGTGGTCGTCGGTGTCGGCGGCAATCAGCACACCGTCACCGCGAGCGTCGAGGACCGCAGTCACATGGACTACCCGGTCATCCTCGGTCGCGACATCCTCGGGAACTACCAGGTCGACGTGAGTCGGCGCGTCGACGGCGACGTTCCCGATAGCCCGGAGGAGGAAGAAGAGAGCCTCGAGTAG
- a CDS encoding zinc-dependent metalloprotease gives MNLYRSVRAVAGASGDDAVDWRAAAEAAKASTEPGSLELEPGEEAAYARDVRDARAGVQEAAGLEFDVPDVVEIQNRHHWIDANIATFERVMAPMESQMGAFPGAARTINTGTMTVLLAFLGRNVLGQYDPLLLAETPDEDHALYFVRPNILKAAEVLEVDSDRFRRWIAFHEVTHAAEFGAAPWLSTHLESRMQKGIDALAEGSFDRNAFHELDVTMTVVEGYAELLMDHAFDDEYADLRRKLDARRQGRGPIQRLFRRLLGLGLKQRQYERGKSFFEGVTGARDVAFASRVWDHPDNLPTGEELDDPGRWVRRLERA, from the coding sequence GTGAATCTCTATCGTAGCGTTCGCGCCGTCGCCGGCGCCTCCGGTGACGACGCGGTCGACTGGCGTGCCGCGGCCGAGGCCGCGAAAGCCTCGACCGAACCCGGATCGCTCGAACTCGAGCCTGGCGAGGAAGCCGCCTACGCTCGCGACGTCCGGGACGCTCGGGCGGGCGTCCAGGAGGCCGCGGGCCTCGAGTTCGACGTCCCCGACGTCGTCGAGATCCAGAATCGACACCACTGGATCGACGCCAACATCGCCACTTTCGAGCGCGTAATGGCGCCCATGGAGTCCCAGATGGGTGCGTTCCCCGGCGCGGCCCGGACGATCAACACCGGGACGATGACCGTCCTGCTCGCCTTTCTTGGGCGGAACGTCCTCGGCCAGTACGACCCACTGTTGCTCGCGGAGACACCCGACGAGGACCACGCGCTGTACTTCGTTCGTCCGAACATCCTCAAGGCCGCGGAGGTCCTCGAGGTCGATTCTGACCGGTTCCGCCGCTGGATCGCGTTCCACGAGGTGACCCACGCGGCCGAGTTCGGCGCTGCCCCCTGGTTGTCGACCCACCTCGAGTCGCGTATGCAGAAGGGAATCGACGCCCTTGCGGAGGGCTCGTTCGACCGGAACGCGTTCCACGAACTGGACGTCACGATGACGGTCGTCGAGGGCTACGCCGAGTTGCTGATGGATCACGCATTCGACGACGAGTACGCGGACCTCCGGCGGAAACTCGACGCCCGTCGACAGGGGCGCGGGCCGATCCAGCGTCTGTTCAGACGCCTGCTGGGCCTGGGTCTCAAACAGCGCCAGTACGAGCGCGGAAAATCGTTCTTCGAGGGGGTCACCGGCGCTCGAGACGTCGCGTTCGCGAGTCGGGTATGGGACCATCCGGACAACCTACCGACCGGCGAAGAACTCGACGATCCTGGACGGTGGGTCCGTCGTCTCGAGCGCGCGTAA
- a CDS encoding M20/M25/M40 family metallo-hydrolase: MESQPRDVLVSLLETPSPSGYETRGQRVWIDYVSQFADDVRTDAYGNAVAVHEGDPGGPEIALTGHADEIGFIVRSIDDDGFLNVGRIGGSDPSVARGQHVTVHAEDGPVEGVVGQTAIHLREDDDEPEISDLWIDIGAEDEEGAAERVAVGDPITFSSSVSWLSETRLAARGMDNRVGTWIAAEAFRRAVEHGTDATVYAVSTVQEEVGTEGAKMVGFDLEPDAVVVVDVGHAVDYPSAPSEKTSQMELGSGPALGRGSTNHPVLFDALRTVAAEEEIDVQVEALGLGTGTDADSFFTAAGAIPSQVVSVPNRYMHTPVEVVDTGDLEEIADLLGSFASSAHEFAPFSVDI, translated from the coding sequence ATGGAGTCACAGCCACGCGACGTTCTCGTTTCACTCCTCGAGACGCCTTCTCCGTCAGGGTACGAAACCCGCGGCCAGCGCGTCTGGATCGACTACGTCTCGCAATTCGCGGACGACGTCCGGACTGACGCCTACGGCAACGCGGTCGCCGTCCACGAGGGCGACCCTGGCGGCCCCGAAATCGCCCTGACGGGCCACGCCGACGAGATTGGCTTCATCGTGCGCTCGATCGACGACGACGGCTTCCTCAACGTCGGCCGCATCGGCGGCAGCGATCCCTCCGTCGCCCGCGGCCAACACGTGACGGTACACGCCGAGGACGGCCCCGTCGAAGGGGTCGTCGGCCAGACCGCGATCCACCTCCGAGAGGACGACGACGAGCCCGAAATTTCGGACCTCTGGATCGACATCGGTGCCGAGGACGAAGAGGGCGCAGCCGAGCGCGTCGCCGTCGGCGACCCGATTACGTTCTCCTCGAGCGTCTCCTGGCTCTCCGAGACCCGACTGGCCGCCCGTGGCATGGACAACCGCGTCGGCACCTGGATCGCCGCCGAGGCGTTCCGCCGGGCCGTCGAGCACGGGACCGACGCCACCGTCTACGCCGTCTCGACCGTCCAGGAAGAGGTGGGAACGGAAGGGGCGAAGATGGTCGGCTTCGACCTCGAACCAGACGCCGTGGTCGTCGTCGACGTCGGTCACGCGGTCGACTACCCCTCAGCACCCAGCGAGAAGACGAGCCAGATGGAGCTGGGCAGCGGGCCGGCGCTCGGCCGCGGCAGCACCAACCACCCGGTGCTCTTCGACGCCCTCCGGACGGTGGCCGCCGAGGAGGAAATCGACGTCCAGGTCGAGGCTCTCGGCCTCGGAACCGGCACGGACGCCGACAGCTTCTTCACCGCCGCGGGGGCAATTCCCTCCCAGGTCGTGAGCGTTCCCAACCGGTACATGCACACCCCGGTGGAAGTAGTCGATACCGGGGACCTCGAGGAGATCGCCGATCTCCTGGGATCGTTCGCGAGTTCGGCCCACGAGTTCGCGCCGTTTTCGGTGGATATCTGA
- a CDS encoding alpha/beta hydrolase — protein MVPSRNAEDTVHTFATRFGDGTLTRATDLLTVDGRAAVVESFPDEFQEPVDAVDALELYWRGLYAQYGDFEGVGEVEVDGTGANVTLEFEDGTERASIDIDDATGITEFSFSPTYEAPEYVDRNAFSERNVTVEAGSVNLEGVLAVPDSSGPVPAALLVHGAGIHDLDGTDGASKILKDLAWGLASQGIATLRYEKRLAEHDVEDEHYTLDTVVVDDAIAAIDELAATDEVAEDAVFVAGHSQGGMCAPRIAARHGGVAGVVALDARADSTLDPDDLAILRYEFEPDGDLSEGQEAELERERETVRRLAERDYDDDETVWGRPGTWHRSVGAYDPAGTASSLEVPCFVLKAGRADEEVQPELAV, from the coding sequence ATGGTTCCCTCGAGAAACGCTGAGGATACGGTACATACGTTCGCTACACGGTTTGGGGATGGGACGCTTACCCGGGCGACCGACCTGCTCACTGTGGACGGTCGAGCGGCGGTCGTCGAGTCGTTTCCCGACGAATTCCAGGAGCCAGTTGATGCCGTGGATGCGCTCGAACTGTACTGGCGGGGACTCTATGCTCAGTACGGCGATTTCGAGGGTGTGGGCGAGGTGGAGGTGGATGGAACCGGCGCAAACGTCACACTCGAGTTCGAGGACGGCACCGAACGGGCGAGCATCGATATCGACGATGCCACCGGCATCACGGAGTTCTCGTTCTCCCCCACGTACGAGGCACCAGAGTACGTCGACAGGAACGCATTCAGCGAGCGCAACGTGACTGTCGAGGCCGGGAGCGTGAACCTCGAGGGCGTTCTCGCGGTTCCCGACAGCTCCGGCCCGGTCCCGGCCGCTCTGCTCGTCCACGGTGCCGGCATCCACGACCTGGACGGAACCGACGGCGCGTCGAAGATCCTCAAAGACCTCGCGTGGGGCCTCGCTAGCCAGGGAATCGCGACGCTCCGGTACGAGAAGCGGCTCGCGGAACACGACGTCGAGGACGAGCACTACACGCTCGACACCGTCGTCGTCGACGACGCAATCGCGGCGATAGACGAACTCGCTGCGACCGACGAGGTAGCCGAAGACGCCGTATTCGTAGCGGGGCACAGCCAGGGCGGGATGTGCGCCCCGAGAATCGCCGCTCGTCACGGTGGCGTTGCGGGCGTCGTCGCTCTCGATGCGCGGGCCGACTCGACGCTCGACCCTGACGACCTCGCGATCCTGCGTTACGAGTTCGAACCGGACGGCGACCTCAGCGAGGGTCAGGAGGCCGAACTCGAGCGCGAACGTGAGACGGTTCGACGCCTGGCCGAGAGAGACTATGACGACGACGAGACGGTCTGGGGACGGCCGGGGACCTGGCACCGCAGCGTCGGAGCCTACGACCCTGCGGGTACTGCGAGCAGTTTGGAGGTCCCGTGCTTCGTCCTGAAGGCCGGTCGAGCCGACGAGGAGGTACAACCGGAACTCGCCGTGTAG